The following proteins are encoded in a genomic region of Synechococcus sp. ROS8604:
- a CDS encoding RpoD/SigA family RNA polymerase sigma factor, whose product MAPLALLPDADLVRSYLRDIGRVPLLSHQQEITLGRQVQELMDLEALEAELKDQRGEDQVAREEVAKAAGVSAAQLKRKLQAGRRAKERMVAANLRLVVSVAKKYTKRNMELLDLIQEGTIGLVRGVEKFDPTRGYKFSTYAYWWIRQGITRAIAEKSRTIRLPIHITEMLNKLKKGQRELSQELGRTPSVTELASFVELPEEEVKDLMCRARQPVSLEMKVGDGDDTELLELLAGDAELPSEQVEGECLKGDLRDLLSQLPELQGKVLRMRYGMDGEEPMSLTGIAKSMKMSRDRTRRLEREGLEMLRRGDEQLQAYVLV is encoded by the coding sequence ATGGCGCCCTTGGCTCTGCTCCCCGATGCGGACCTCGTGCGTTCGTATTTGCGAGACATCGGCAGAGTGCCGTTGTTGAGTCATCAGCAGGAGATCACGCTGGGCCGTCAGGTGCAGGAGCTGATGGATCTCGAGGCGTTGGAAGCGGAATTAAAAGATCAGCGCGGCGAAGACCAGGTGGCCCGAGAAGAAGTGGCCAAAGCCGCTGGTGTGAGTGCAGCGCAACTCAAGCGCAAGCTGCAGGCGGGCCGGCGAGCCAAAGAGCGGATGGTGGCTGCCAATTTGCGCTTGGTGGTGAGCGTCGCCAAGAAATACACCAAGCGGAATATGGAACTGCTGGATTTAATCCAGGAGGGAACGATTGGTTTGGTGCGTGGTGTGGAGAAATTTGATCCCACCCGGGGCTACAAATTCAGCACCTATGCGTATTGGTGGATCCGTCAGGGCATCACCCGTGCGATTGCGGAGAAGAGCCGAACGATTCGCTTGCCGATTCACATCACCGAGATGTTGAACAAGCTGAAAAAAGGCCAGAGAGAATTAAGTCAAGAGCTGGGCCGCACCCCCTCGGTAACGGAATTGGCCTCGTTTGTGGAACTTCCAGAAGAGGAAGTGAAGGATTTGATGTGCCGTGCCCGTCAGCCTGTGAGCTTGGAGATGAAGGTGGGAGATGGGGATGACACCGAATTGCTGGAGCTGCTGGCCGGTGATGCTGAGCTGCCGTCTGAACAGGTGGAAGGCGAATGCTTGAAGGGAGACCTGCGTGATCTATTGAGTCAGCTGCCTGAATTGCAGGGAAAGGTGTTGCGTATGCGCTACGGGATGGACGGGGAAGAGCCGATGAGCCTCACGGGCATTGCCAAATCCATGAAGATGAGTCGTGATCGGACCCGAAGACTCGAACGCGAAGGCCTAGAGATGTTGCGCCGAGGTGATGAACAACTCCAGGCCTATGTGCTTGTTTAA